In Fibrobacter sp. UWR3, a single window of DNA contains:
- a CDS encoding phosphorylcholine transferase LicD, with amino-acid sequence MKKIEQQECREIQMSVLDEIDRICKENNLKYSLAYGTLLGAVRHKGYIPWDDDIDICMLREDYEKLIAILKDKNAAGHKEWLTLVDDTCDGYFYPFAKAYDNRTTVKMERHKGEMGIWVDIFPLDGLPKSHFWEKAFVLYCSFLRVITLAITTDFKSKGYDAWTLLYKRFFYAVACIVGKKRFCRYVERVIRRYPTAHSGHVATLFFDTKTDRILDLEKIAETVDYPFENRKFSGYRNYDYYLSLFYRDYMQLPPEEKRYNHGLDVWWK; translated from the coding sequence ATGAAGAAGATTGAACAGCAGGAATGTCGCGAAATCCAGATGTCTGTTTTGGACGAGATTGACCGCATTTGCAAGGAAAACAACCTGAAGTATAGCCTTGCCTATGGTACACTTCTTGGAGCTGTGCGCCATAAGGGCTATATTCCCTGGGATGACGATATCGACATTTGTATGTTGCGCGAGGATTACGAAAAACTCATCGCCATCTTGAAAGACAAGAATGCAGCGGGCCACAAGGAATGGCTCACGCTTGTCGACGATACCTGCGACGGCTATTTCTACCCGTTTGCAAAGGCCTACGACAACCGCACTACGGTCAAGATGGAACGCCACAAGGGCGAGATGGGAATCTGGGTCGATATCTTCCCGCTGGACGGCCTTCCGAAATCACATTTCTGGGAAAAGGCGTTCGTGCTGTATTGCAGCTTTTTGCGCGTGATTACGCTTGCCATTACAACGGATTTTAAGTCGAAGGGTTACGACGCCTGGACGCTTCTGTACAAGCGGTTCTTCTATGCGGTGGCCTGTATTGTGGGCAAAAAACGCTTCTGCCGCTATGTGGAACGCGTGATTCGCCGCTACCCGACAGCCCATTCGGGCCATGTTGCAACGCTATTCTTCGACACAAAAACCGACCGCATTCTGGACCTGGAAAAGATTGCGGAAACGGTCGACTACCCGTTCGAGAACCGCAAGTTTAGCGGTTACAGGAACTACGATTACTACC